From Apteryx mantelli isolate bAptMan1 chromosome 30, bAptMan1.hap1, whole genome shotgun sequence, the proteins below share one genomic window:
- the GTPBP3 gene encoding tRNA modification GTPase GTPBP3, mitochondrial — MGVHRDSAHPRVCRVHAWVWGCIGRGAHPWLYGVHWERVHGGCVHPCTPFWMCVRRGAPPPAPRSGSLSLRRWAQRLCSAAQGDTIFAMSSGHGKCGVAVIRASGPGCRAAVQSLTGRPEPPPPRVLALRRIRDPATAEPLDRGLVAWFPGPRSFTGEDCCELHVHGGPAVVSGVLQALGRLPGLRPAEPGEFARRAFHNGKLDLTAVEGLGDLIQAETEAQRRQALRQMEGELGRLYQRWSETLTQALAHLEAYIDFSEDDSVEEEVLSQVAAAVQALEQEVGAHLRDGRRGELLRGGVRVVIAGPPNVGKSSLLNLLARRPAAIVSPVAGTTRDVVELSLNVGGYPVVLSDTAGLRATADPVEREGVSRARERLQHADLVLAVLDAGAVPAEPGGLGEALGAVLPPAAAAPPPCVLVLNKADLVQDGGGALQTACARGGLPPAALLSCKTGEGLAGLLELLRRQLERLCGDPLAGSPSLTQSRHGHHLRACRAALARYGPAAGADLALAAEQLRLARRHLGRITGHVGAEDILDIIFRDFCVGK; from the exons GCACCCCTTTTTGGATGTGTGTGAGGAGGGGagcgccccccccagccccccgctcTGGCTCCCTGTCCCTTCGCAGGTGGGCGCAGCGCCTCTGCTCCGCGGCACAGGGCGACACCATCTTCGCCATGTCCTCGGGCCACGGCAAGTGCGGCGTGGCGGTGATCCGGGCCAGCgggccgggctgccgggcggccgtGCAGAGCCTCACGGggcgccccgagccgccgccgccccgcgtcCTGGCCCTGCGGCGCATCCGCGACCCCGCCACCGCCGAGCCCTTGGACCGCGGCCTCGTCGCCTGGTTCCCAG GGCCCCGGAGCTTCACGGGGGAGGACTGCTGCGAGCTGCACGTGCACGGCGGGCCGGCCGTGGTGAGCGGCGTGCTGCAGGCGCTGG GGCGCCTGCCCGGGCTGCGGCCCGCCGAGCCAGGCGAGTTTGCCCGGAGAGCCTTCCACAACGGCAAGCTGGACCTGACGGCGGTGGAGGGGCTGGGGGACCTCATCCAGGCGGAGACGGAGGCCCAGCGGCGGCAGGCGCTGCGGCAGATGGAGGGCGAGCTGGGGCGGCTCTACCAGCGCTGGAGCGAGACCCTCACccag GCGCTGGCCCACCTCGAAGCCTACATCGACTTCAGCGAGGATGACAGCGTGGAGGAAGAGGTGCTGTCACAAG TGGCCGCGGCCGTGCAGGcgctggagcaggaggtgggcGCCCACCTGCGGgacgggcggcgcggggagctgcTCCGCGGCGGCGTCCGCGTGGTCATCGCCGGCCCCCCCAACGTGGGCAAGAGCAGCCTCCTCAACCTGCTGG CCCGGCGACCGGCAGCCATCGTGTCCCCCGTGGCGGGCACCACGCGGGACGTGGTGGAGCTGTCGCTGAACGTCGGCGGCTACCCCGTGGTGCTGAGCGACACGGCCGGGCTGCGCGCCACCGCCGACCCCGTGGAGCGGGAGGGCGTGAGCCGCGCGCGGGAAAG GCTGCAGCACGCGGACCTGGTGCTGGCGGTGCTGGATGCCGGCGCGGTGCCGGCGGAGCCGGGGGGGCTCGGCGAAgcgctgggggccgtgctgccccccgccgccgccgcccccccgccctgcGTGCTGGTGCTGAACAAGGCCGACCTGGTGCAGGACGGCGGGGGGGCCCTGCAGACCGCCTGCGCCCGGGGggggctgccccccgccgccctgcTCTCCTGCAAGACGGGCGAAGGGCTCGCCGGGCTCCTGGAGCTGCTGCGGCGGCAGCTGGAGCGGCT GTGCGGGGACCCGCTGGCCGGTTCGCCCAGCCTCACGCAGAGCCGCCACGGCCACCACCTGCGCGCCTGCCGCGCCGCCCTGGCCCGctacggccccgccgccggcgccgacCTGGCGCTGGCCGCCGAGCAGCTGCGCCTGgcgcgccggcacctgggcaggATCACGGGGCACGTGGGCGCCGAGGACATCCTGGACATCATCTTCAGGGACTTCTGCGTGGGCAAGtga